A window of Streptomyces armeniacus contains these coding sequences:
- the panC gene encoding pantoate--beta-alanine ligase has protein sequence MTTAERPGDARTDGGARTDRVDRTAAAAAAPLRLARTAAELPPPPARTEGVRRAVVMTMGALHDGHAALIRAARSRVGADGQVVVTVFVNPLQFGPGEDLDRYPRTLDADLRVAAEAGAGTVFAPGGDEVYPGGEPQVRITAGPMGERLEGAHRPGHFDGMLTVVAKLLHLTAPDIAYYGQKDAQQLALIRRMVRDLNFPTEIVGVPTVREPDGLALSSRNRYLGPAERRTALALSGALFAGRDAADGGPAAVRTAALRVLDGARAGTPPLAPDYLALVDPDDFTEVPEDFEGEAVLAVAARVGTTRLIDNARIPLREGPR, from the coding sequence ATGACGACCGCCGAGCGCCCGGGCGACGCGCGTACGGACGGTGGCGCGCGTACGGACCGTGTGGACCGTACGGCCGCCGCTGCCGCAGCGCCCCTCCGCCTCGCCCGCACAGCCGCGGAACTCCCGCCGCCGCCCGCGCGCACCGAGGGCGTACGGCGCGCCGTCGTGATGACGATGGGCGCCCTGCACGACGGCCACGCGGCCCTGATCCGCGCCGCCCGTTCACGGGTGGGCGCGGACGGTCAGGTGGTGGTGACGGTCTTCGTCAACCCGCTCCAGTTCGGCCCCGGCGAAGACCTCGACCGCTACCCGCGCACGCTCGACGCCGACCTCCGCGTCGCCGCCGAGGCGGGCGCGGGCACGGTCTTCGCGCCCGGGGGAGACGAGGTGTACCCCGGCGGCGAACCGCAGGTGCGCATCACTGCCGGGCCCATGGGCGAACGCCTGGAAGGCGCGCACCGGCCCGGCCACTTTGACGGGATGCTCACCGTGGTCGCGAAACTGCTGCACCTGACGGCGCCCGACATCGCGTACTACGGGCAGAAGGACGCCCAGCAACTCGCGCTCATCCGGCGGATGGTGCGCGACCTGAACTTCCCGACGGAGATCGTCGGCGTACCGACCGTCCGCGAACCGGACGGTCTGGCCCTCTCCAGCCGCAACCGCTACCTCGGCCCGGCCGAACGCCGTACGGCACTCGCCCTGTCCGGCGCCCTGTTCGCCGGCCGCGACGCGGCGGACGGCGGACCGGCGGCGGTCCGTACGGCGGCACTGCGGGTACTGGACGGGGCACGCGCCGGTACGCCGCCGCTGGCGCCGGACTATCTGGCGCTTGTCGACCCCGACGACTTCACGGAGGTTCCGGAGGACTTCGAGGGCGAAGCGGTCCTCGCGGTTGCGGCGCGCGTCGGTACGACGCGGCTGATCGACAACGCCCGCATCCCCCTAAGGGAAGGCCCGCGATGA